A genomic window from Cupriavidus metallidurans CH34 includes:
- the argA gene encoding amino-acid N-acetyltransferase, with product MNARTDSPQQDPDPASAPLPLPVKAAPDTQNPPVATELAEPAGPDQQQFVDWLRSVAPYIHAFRGKTFVIAFSGELVKAGVLNGLVNDVALLHAMGMQIVLVFGSRPQVEEQLALRNVQSQYAEGIRITDNAALECAKEAAGELRLDIEAAFSQGLPNTPMAGAQLSVVSGNFITARPVGIVNGVDYQHTGLVRKIDGDSMRMSLSHGKVVLLSPLGFSPTGQAFNLSMEDVASATASALKADKLIFITEVPGVPDQVGKLMKEMSLRTAVERLQNNHLPPDVAYYLQHLVKALKGGVPRAHLIPFSLDGSVLLELFLHDGVGTMLSDSDLESLREATLDDVGGILQLIAPLEADGTLVPRGRHLIERDIDKFSVIEHDGVLFGCAALYEFPRENMGEMACLTVSQEAQGTGDGERLLKRIERRARALGLERLFVLTTRTEHWFLKRGFVHATVDDLPEDKRKLYNWQRKSMVLMKKL from the coding sequence ATGAACGCCAGAACCGACTCCCCGCAGCAGGACCCCGATCCTGCCTCCGCCCCGCTCCCGCTGCCCGTAAAGGCCGCGCCCGACACCCAGAATCCGCCCGTCGCCACGGAGCTTGCCGAGCCCGCCGGCCCGGACCAGCAGCAGTTCGTCGACTGGCTGCGATCGGTCGCGCCCTATATCCATGCCTTCCGCGGCAAGACGTTCGTAATCGCCTTCAGCGGCGAACTGGTCAAGGCCGGGGTGCTCAACGGACTGGTCAATGACGTGGCGCTGCTGCACGCGATGGGCATGCAGATCGTGCTGGTGTTCGGATCCCGACCGCAGGTGGAAGAACAGCTCGCGCTGCGCAATGTCCAGTCGCAGTACGCGGAAGGCATCCGAATCACCGACAATGCCGCGCTGGAATGCGCCAAGGAAGCCGCCGGCGAGTTGCGCCTCGACATTGAGGCCGCGTTCAGCCAGGGACTGCCGAACACGCCGATGGCTGGCGCCCAGCTTTCCGTGGTGTCGGGCAACTTCATCACCGCGCGCCCGGTGGGCATCGTCAATGGCGTGGACTATCAGCACACCGGTCTGGTCCGCAAGATCGACGGCGACTCGATGCGCATGTCGCTATCGCACGGCAAGGTGGTGCTGCTGTCGCCGCTCGGCTTCTCGCCGACCGGCCAGGCATTCAACCTGTCAATGGAGGACGTGGCCAGCGCCACGGCCAGCGCGCTCAAGGCGGACAAGCTGATCTTCATCACCGAGGTACCCGGCGTGCCCGACCAGGTGGGCAAGCTGATGAAGGAAATGTCGCTGCGCACCGCCGTGGAACGGCTGCAGAACAACCACCTGCCACCCGACGTCGCGTACTACCTCCAGCATCTGGTCAAAGCGCTCAAGGGCGGCGTGCCGCGCGCGCACCTGATCCCGTTCTCGCTGGACGGTTCGGTGCTGCTGGAGCTGTTCCTGCACGACGGCGTGGGCACCATGCTGTCCGACAGCGATCTGGAAAGCCTGCGTGAAGCCACGCTTGACGACGTTGGCGGCATTCTGCAGCTCATCGCCCCGCTTGAGGCCGATGGCACGCTGGTTCCCCGTGGCCGCCATCTGATCGAGCGCGACATCGACAAGTTCTCGGTGATCGAGCACGATGGCGTGCTGTTCGGCTGCGCCGCGCTCTACGAATTTCCACGCGAGAACATGGGCGAGATGGCCTGCCTGACCGTATCGCAGGAAGCCCAGGGCACCGGCGACGGCGAACGGCTGCTCAAGCGGATCGAGCGCCGCGCCCGCGCGCTGGGCCTGGAACGCCTGTTCGTGCTCACCACGCGTACCGAACACTGGTTCCTCAAGCGTGGGTTCGTCCACGCCACGGTCGACGATCTGCCCGAAGACAAGCGCAAGCTCTACAACTGGCAGCGCAAGTCGATGGTCCTGATGAAGAAGCTCTGA
- a CDS encoding oxidative damage protection protein, giving the protein MARMVHCIKLNKEAEGLDFPPLPGDLGKKIWQNVSKEAWAGWLKHQTMLINENRLNMADPRARQYLIKQTEKYFFGDGADQAAGYVPPPAA; this is encoded by the coding sequence ATGGCCCGCATGGTCCATTGCATCAAGCTGAACAAGGAAGCCGAAGGCCTCGACTTCCCCCCGCTGCCGGGCGATCTCGGCAAGAAGATCTGGCAAAACGTGTCCAAGGAAGCCTGGGCCGGCTGGCTCAAGCATCAGACCATGCTGATCAACGAGAACCGCCTGAACATGGCCGACCCGCGGGCGCGCCAGTACCTGATCAAGCAGACCGAGAAGTACTTCTTCGGCGACGGCGCCGACCAGGCCGCGGGCTACGTGCCCCCGCCGGCGGCTTAA